In Thermococcus chitonophagus, the genomic stretch TCAGTGTTAAAGTTCCTTGCTAACCTAAGGGATTATGCAATGCTCTATAACTCTACTGTAATTATCGTTAGCGACCTAACAACTTTCTCGGAAAAAGAACGGAAGCTGTTATTAAGGGTAATTGGTGAGGAAACATGAAGATTGTAAAAGGAGATATAACAAAGTTCAGAGCCGAGGCTATAGTCAATGCCGCAAATAAATATCTTGAACACGGTGGTGGGGTTGCATATGCCATCGCAAAGGCTGCCGCTGGAGATGTATATGAATATATTAGAATTAGTAAGGAAGAAATGAAAAAACAAATTGGGAGGGAGTATATAGAGCATGGAGAAGTTGTTGTTACTCCTCCTTTAAAATTGGCACAAAATGGTGTTAAGTATGTCATTCATACCGTTGGTCCATATTGTGGGGGAAAATGGGATAAAGAAAAAGAAGACAAATTGAAACTTGCAATTTTAGGGGCACTTAAAAAGGCTGATGAGCTTGGTGTTAGGAGTATTGCCTTTCCGGCTATAAGTGCTGGTATCTACGGTTGTCCCTTGGAAAAGGTAGTTAAAGTGTTTAAAGACACTGTTGAACAATTCCTAAAGGAAGCTAAGAATGTAAAAGATGTGTTTTTGGTATTATATTCCGAAACAGACTATAAGAAGGCCCTAAAAGTTTTAAAAGAGGTGGAAAACGATGAAAATTGATAACAGTATTAAGGAAAAAATATTGAAAAAGCTTCCCGAAAATCTTTCAAGACTAGCCGATCTTGCCTATAATTATTGGTGGAGCTGGGATCATAAAGCAATGAAACTATGGCAGAAAATAGATGAGGAACACTGGAGGCAGTATAAGAATCCTGTCAAGTTGCTTCTTGAAGTTCCAGAATCTAGACTTAGGGAACTGTCTAAAGATGATGCATTTCTTGATCTATACGAGCTCGTCATAGAGAGGTTTGAAGGCTATATGAACCAGAGTACTACATGGTTCTCTACGAACTATCCCCGTTGGGATAAGCCGATAGTTTATCTTTGTATGGAATATGGAATAAGCAAGAGCCTTCCAATATATTCTGGGGGATTGGGAATTCTTGCTGGAGATCACCTTAAAACGGCAAGTGACCTTGGATTGCCTCTTATTGCAGTTGGGCTACTCTACAAGCATGGCTACTTTAGGCAGGAGATTGATAAAGATGGAAGACAGATAGAGATATTTCCAGAGTACAACACTAAAGAAATGCCTATAAGACAAGTACTTACCAACGATGGAAAACCTTTGCTGATTGATGTCCCAATAGAGGGCAAAATGGTTAAGGCAAGAGTTTTTCTCGTTGAAGTCGGGAGAGTTCCATTATACCTTCTTGATACGGATGTTTTAGAGAACCCGGAGGAGGACAGAAAAGTCTGTGACTACCTATACAACGCTGAGCCTGACAAGAGAATAAAGCAGGAAATCCTCCTTGGTATTGGTGGAATGAGGCTTCTCAAGGCATTAGAGATAGAACCTGGGGTTATTCATCTAAATGAGGGCCATCCATCATTCGCAAACTTCGAAAGAATAAGATGGTTCATGGAGGAAGGACTCAGCTTTGAAGAGGCCCTAGAAGTTGTAAGGGGAACGAGTGTATTTACAACCCACACGCCCGTGCCAGCTGGTCATGATGTGTTCCCCGTAGATTTCGTGAGAGAAAAGTTAGCGAAGTTCTTTGAGGGGCTGCCTACTGAGAAGTTCCTTGAGCTAGGAAAGGCAAATCCAAGTGATCCAAACTTTAACATGACGATACTCTCGATAAAGACATCAAACTTTGTAAATGGTGTTAGCCAGTTGCATGCTAAGGTTACGAGGGAAATGTGGGCAGGACTCTGGGCGGGAGTACCTCTGGACGAGATACCCATTGAGGGAATAACGAACGGTGTTCATACAGCAACGTGGGTTAATGAGAACTTAGCAAAGCTCTACGACATATACATTGGCAAGATATGGAGAGAGCACGTTAACCTTGAGGGTATATGGTATGCAATAGAGAGGATTCCTGATGGAGAACTATGGGAGGCCCATCTTAAGGCAAAGAGAGAGTTAATAGAGCTCATCAGGAGAAAGATAATGAGGAGGAACGAAAGGATCGGTATAGACGAACCTCTTCCAGATATAGACGAAAATGCTCTTATAATAGGTTTTGCAAGAAGGTTCGCGACGTACAAGAGGGCGGTGTTGCTGTTCACGGATCTTGAGAGGCTGAAGAAGATTGTAAACAACTCTGAGAGGCCAGTTTACATAGTCTTTGGAGGAAAAGCTCATCCTAGGGATGAAGCTGGAAAGGAGTTCCTCAGAAGAGTTTATGAAGTATCTCAAATGCCGGAGTTTAAGGGCAAAATAATCTTGATAGAGAACTATGACATGGGTTCAGCAAGGCTTTTTGTTTCTGGAGTTGATGTTTGGCTTAACACTCCAAGGAGGCCTCTAGAAGCCAGTGGAACGAGCGGTATGAAAGCTGGCCTTAACGGTGTCATAAATCTGAGCATATTCGATGGGTGGTGGGTTGAGGGGTACAATGGAAGAAATGGTTGGGTCATCGGAGACACGAGCACTGAGCCAGAAACCGAGGCTGATGACTACTGGGATGCAATGAGCCTCTACGATATCTTGGAGAACGTTGTAGTTCCAATGTATTATGAAAACAGGGATGCATGGATAAGGATGATGAAGGAGAGCATAAAGAGCATCGCCCCGAGATTCAGCACTCACAGGATGGTTAAGGACTACGTGACAAAGTTTTACTCAAAGGCTATGGAACTTGGCATCTACTTAAGTAGGGATAACTTCAGGTGGGCCAAGGAGCTTGCTAAGTGGAAAGAGAAGATAAAGACGGAGTGGGATAAAGTCAACATCGAGGAAGTTAAGGTCAACGAGCACATTGTTAATGTTACGATAAACCTTGGAAACTTAAAGCCAGAAGATGTAAGAGTTGAGCTATATTATGGAATTAAAGAAGAGGAGTTCAAGATACTAAAGCCTCACATAGTTGAACTCAGGAAAACTAAAGATCTTGGGAATGGGAGGTATATCTACACTTACATGGGCAAAGCCCTCAAGAATATCGGTAATCCATGTTGGCACTATGCCATCAGGGTCTACGCTTATCATCCAATGATGCCCGGAAAATTCCTGTTGGGTGGCTACATAAAATGGAAAGGGGTGGAGAGGTAATTACTCTCTCTTTTCTTCCTCAACTCTCTTCTTGTATGCTTCTGCAGCTTCTCCCAAGCTCTTGAAGAGTTTAAGCATCTCCATTGGTAGGGTGAGTACGATAACGTTGCTCTTATCGCTTGCGACGTCACTTATTGTCTGTAGGGTTCTAAGCTGCAAGGCCATTGGGTGTTCGCTTATAATTTCTGCGGCTTCCCTAAGCTTCTCAGCCGCCTGTCTCTCGGCCTCTGCGAGTAGGATTCTGGCTCTCCTTTCTCTCTCTGCTTCTGCCTGCTTTGCCATAGCCCTCTGCATTCCCGCTGGAAGTTCTACATCCTTGATCTCCACGGCTGTAACCTTTATCCCCCAGGGATCCGTTGCTTCGTCAATTATCCTCTGCAACTGCATGTTGAGTTTATCCCTCTCGCTCAAAAGCTCATCTAGATGTGCCTGGCCTATGACGCTCCTCAAGGTTGTTTGTGAGATCTGGGATGTGGCCATGATGTAGTTCCTAACTTGGGTTACGGCTTTTACCGGATCTACGACCCTAAAGTAGACTACAGCGTTAACTCTTACTGGCACGTTGTCCTTGGTTATCGTCTCTTGGACTGGAACGTCAAGAACTTGAGTTCTTAAGTCGACTATAACCGCTTTTTCGAATATCGGGATTATGAAGAACAATCCTGGTCCTCTAGCTCCAACAACCCTACCGAGCCTGAATATCACTGCCCTCTCGTACTCCTTAACGATCTTGATGGCGCTGGCTAAGAATATCAATACAAACAGCACTACTATTCCAATAACAAACAAATCTCCAGGCAAGATCATTTCCTTTCACCTTCTTCTTCCTTTTCCCTAACAACGATAAGAGTCAGGCCATCCATATCAACTACCCTAACTTTCTCCCCCTTTTCTATAGGCTTTCCAAACTTGCTTCTAGCCTTCCATAATTCGCCCCTAACCTTGATCATACCCTCGGGGTTCAGATCTTCAACGACAACACCAATTAGCCCTATCATCTCCTCCCTACCAGTTTTTGCTTTCTTCCTGTGAGCCTTTATCACCGCGGCCATCCCAAAGGCGAAGAATAGTGCTAGCAGAACTCCTATAGTTATTATGACTATTCTCAGCTGGGAAAACACCTCCCTGTTAACTAGGTACTCCACTTCTCCACCCCCAAACAGCAGTATTCCCCCTAGTATGAACGAAATCAGCCCTGCAACTGTGAAGAGTCCAAACGTTGGTGTTAATGCTTCGGCGACAAAAAACAGCATCCCCACAACTATTAATAGCAGCCCCGCAGCGTTGTAGCCAAAATAACCAAAGCCTATTATTGCGAGGACTATCATGATCGCCCCCACTGTCTCTGGAACGTGCCATCCTGGGGTCAGAAAGCCTATTATCAACGCCCATATCCCCAGGGAGAGGAGAAGGTAAGCCATGCTTGGGTCAGTTATGTACGTAATCACCTTGTCCTTAAGTGACGGTTTCAGGTAAACAACTTTAGCGTTGGTAAAGTTGAGGGTTACATACTTACCATTTACGGGGAGTTTTGTCTGCATTCCATTCGCTTTCTCGAGCAACTCGTTAACATCCCTGGCTATGACTTCTATAACACCATACTTTAGTGCCTCCTCAGGGGTTAGGCTTAGATCCTTAGTTATGAACTCCTCTGCTATGGTGGCGTTCCTTCCGCTTTCCTGGGCAAGGCTTTTTATATATGCGATGTAGTGATTGACTATCTTAGGGGGAGCTTGTATTATAGAACCGTTCTGAGCATAACCCAGGATGGGTCTACAGGCTCCTATGCTAGTTCCTGGGGCCATGGCGATTAAGTGGGATCCGAGGGCAATATATGTTCCAGCTGAAGCAGCCGTTGCCCCTGGAGGATAGACGTAGATTATCACGGGAACCTTGGCTTGTTGGATTCTCTGTATTATGTTCATCATAGCATCTCCCCTTCCACCTGGAGTATCAAATTCTATAATTATAGCTTCGGCTTTGTTCTCCTCTGCCAGGCTTATGTACCTGTTGAACTGGTCATAGGTATAGGAAGTTATCTGGCCCCTAATTTGAGCAACATAAACGACCTTCTCCTGAGCTAGCGTTGGAAGGAACAGAAGCGAAAAAACAAGTAACCCCAGGATCAGCTTTCCCCTCATCTTAGTCACCATACCTAACAAAAGTAGTAAAAAGAATATTTAAATGTTTTCAATCAAAGCCTGAACTTTCTCATAGCCATTTCTGCGGCCACCGTAATTGGGTCGATGGTTGGGCTTATTGGCGGGGCATATGCAGTTTCTAAGTAAGCAACGTCTTCAACCGTTGCGCCCTTCTGGGCTAAAGCTGAGAGCGTCATTATCCTGCCCCAGACTCTTTCCCCTCCAACTATTTGAGCCCCAATAAGCTTCTTGTCTTCCTTCCTGAATATCAACTTCACGGTTATCGGTTTGCCCCCAGGATAGTACTCTGGCTTTGTTGAGCCTTTGAACTTCCCTACAACTACATTAATTCCTTCTTTCTTCGCTCTCTCCTCTGTTATTCCAAACGTTCCTATTTCCAAATCAAATAATTCTGTAATTGCAGTATTGAATACTGGTCTAAATATGGAATTCTTGCCAGCTATATGCTCCGCCGCAACTTTCGCCATTCTAACCGCGGAAGTTCCTAGCTGGCTTAGGGTTCTCTTTCCAGTTACGGCATCTATAACCTCTGCACAGTCCCCGATGGCGTATATATCGGGATCGCTTGTCTGGAGGTGCTCATTAACGACTATTCCCCTACTTACCTCCAAACCCGCATCTCTGGCTAAGTCAACGTTAGCCCTAACCCCTGTTGCTACTAGGACTATGTCCGCTTCAACTATCTCCTTTCCGATCTTCACGGCCTCTACAGGACTGCCAATTATCTCGCTTACACCCACACCGAACCTAAACTTAATTCCATGTTTCTCCATTTCCTCTTGCACGAGCTTTGCCATGTCTTTGTCGAGCATGGTTGGAAGCAAATGCTCGAGAAGTTCAACAACTAGGACTTCCATGCCAAGTTTAGCAAAAGCTTCTGCCCCCTCTAGGCCTATTAGTCCCGCCCCTATCACAACGGCCTTCTTTGGCTTTCTCTCCGCTATGTACTTCTTAATCTTCCTAACGTCGTCCAAGCTCTTAAGCGTGAATACTCCCTCGTTTTCAACGCCTTTTATCGGGGGGATGAAAGCCTTTGATCCTGTGGCTATTACGAGCTTGTCATATGGAACTTCGCCTTTATCTGTAATAACGACCTTCCTCTCTCTGTCTATCTTTTTGGCCTCTACTTCAAGCATCATTTCAATTCTCTGCTTCCTGTAGAACTCAGTCGGAAACACTATTACGTCTTCGGGCTTTTCTATCGTTCCGCTAATTACGTGGGGGAGAGCACAGGGAGAGTACTGCATCGTTGGTTCTTTGCCTATGACTATTATCTCAGCTTTTCTATCGAGCTTCCTCATGAAAAGCGCGAAGTTGCTTCCTGCGGTTCCTGAGCCTATTACAACTATCCTCATAGAACCACCAAAAAATGGGGGAGGAGGGGAGATATAAACGTTGGTGTTATCCTTGGGGAGGAAAGTCAAGTTACATCAGGATGAAATATTTAAAGTTTGGAAATCATTCAAGGTTGGCCTCGTTCTCCCAGAGGCCATGGATGTTGCAGTAACTTAGAGCGTAAAGCTTGCCCTTCTTATTTGTCTTTATGTAAAATACCGCCCTTGGCTCCGTTAGTGGATCGCCGTGAGCTGTAAAGGCAACCCTACCAACCATTATTGGGAAGCTTTCTCCCTCTGGGTGGAAGTACAGCTCTATCCATGCTATGTGGTGCTCTGGGGTGTTTGGATGGGGAACCTCTTTCCCTACTGAGACCTCAACTTTTACGAGGTCTCCCTCCCTTGTGTACTCTATAACTGGAACGTGCTTCTCTCCTTTCCAATCTCCACTTTTTATCGTGTCCTTCAACATCTCCATCACCTCAATCTATTCTTTCAAATTCATCTTTAGGTGCCCCGCATAGGGGGCAGATCCAATCTTCAGGAAGGTCTTCGAACTTAGTTCCTGGGGTTATTCCGTTTTCTTCATCTCCTTCCTCTTCATCATAGATGTAGCCACAGATTTTGCATCTCCACTTTGCCATATTGGTTTCCTCACTTCATGATTTGTAGTTCGTCCTTATAAGGTTTGTGGTTCAAACTCAATTAGTTTTCTGCAATATATATTTTATCTCCACAAAGGTTGGATTTTAATATGCTGATATCAAATTGAAAGTTTGGGGGACTAGAATGAAAGGCAAGGTTGCAATTCTGCTATCACTAATTATCCTAGTTGCAGGGTGCCTTGGTGGGCAAAGCACTACACCTCAAGAGAAGCTGGAAAATTTGGATCAAATAAAAACTATCTTTAATTTATCAAAATCTCAAATTGATTACCTTACAAATAACGGCATTCTCGTTATACCTAATGGGAGAGGGGCTGGAGATATTTATTCGCTTCTCGTAAAAGATGAAGTTCCTGGGATTATCACAGTTGATTCTGCTTTCCTATTATATTCTCAGGTCTATTTAATTTCCTATTTTTGGATTCTCGAAAATGACGTATCCCCCACTCTTAGAAATCTCCTTTTATACCTAGTAAGGGAGAGTGCCAAGGCGGGAGATATAGATGTTGCGTCGTATCTTGCTGTTGCCCTTCTAATGCTTGATCCGAATGTAACTTTGCCTGCACCCCTGCCTGTTTCTAAACCCAATGAAACAGGGATACTGTCTGCAATTACTTGGCTTACTAAAGAGGGAATAAATGTATCGTCTAAGGAGGGCAACTTAGAAGTTGTAAGGTTAGCGAAAATAATTAAAGGATGCCCTGAGTGTCTCCAGAATATCTCGAGAATAGATTCCGAATTAACATTCTTCTTAGGCCCTTCAAGAGGATTAAGTGTCCTTGACTACGTTAATAACCTTGATGCCATTGCTTCGGGAAGAGTTTCTCCACTTCAATTATTGGCCTCTAAGCAACCTCTAATAGTCAGGGGTAGAAGCTTAGAAAAGGAGTTACGAGTTTCCTTATTTGGTGTGAGGCTTGATCCTGGAAGTTATATCCTCGAAACATTGATATATCCAAATCTAGGACCTAACCCAACTTCTAAGACGTACTCGAGAATATTAGCTTATGGTGATTCTGCGGGATTACTTTCGAAGCCTATATCGTTCTATAGGACCTGCGACAATCTGGACCAGAATAGAGACAAGTATTGGGGGGAGATATATGAAATAACCATAAGCTTGTACAAGAGGAAGATAATATCTGCAAAAGATGCAAATAATATTATTCCCCTCCTTCCAAATCTAGTATACTTACCAGCGGTTTTAGGGTCTTCATATGCTTACACTATAGCATCGTCTCTAGGGTACTGTGATTTTCAATTCCAGTATAAGAGGTTGGTAAATCAATTCAGGGAAATTCCCCCCGATTCAATGAAAAATAGAGCGGCAAGGGCCATTAAACTACTTTTCGAAGCAGGAAGACCAAGATCAGATGGTTGGGAGAAAAGGTTCATTAATACGACTATCTCATTCTGGCTTATTATGAATGGAGCTGAGAATTTTACAATTGTCAAAGATACCATACCCTCTGGTAGGCTTGCGGATGCGTACATTGAACCTTACCCTGAAGTTTATGCAGAGCTGTATGCGTCTCTTAAAGAATTGGATGGTTTCCTAACTGCAATGGGAGTCAACGATGAAACTCTGAGATGGGCAGTTAATAGGGCAGCCGCATTGATGCTTAGGGCTTACCAAGTCTCTACCAAGATAAAGGAGGGCAAGACGCTAACCGAAGATGATTTAATATTCTTGACCCAAGAATTTCCAAGGGATTCTATTGCAATACCCCACTCGTTTGGTGGCATTAGGTTACCGAAGAATCTTGTCATTTATTCCCGGGAGGGCATGTCTCTCAGAGCAGAAGTTGAGTTGGGTACAGTCCTAGTAGTTTATAATAACAAAATATTTGTTGGCCCAATAATTATTAATAAGGCTTGGATAGAGGGATGAATGTGGTGGGAAGGGATGGGAAAATTATTTGGTATTGAATATTTTGACAAAGATATAATTGAAGGAGGATTTCCAGATGGTTCAGTAATTCTAGTTGCGGGGGAGCCTGGATCTGGCAAAACGATATTCTCTGCAACTTTCTTATACAATGGTTTTGTGAAGTTTGGAGATAAAGGTATCTACATCTCTCTTAGCGAGACAAAGAGAGAGTTCTACGAGCAAATGAAGATGTTGGGGATGGACTTTGAGACGTTTGAAAAGGCAGGAGTTTTTAAGTTTATAGATCTTGTAACGGTTCCTGCTGAGACAGTACAAAAGGAGATAGAGCTTATAATGAATGAGATAATCAAATTCAAGCCAGATAGAATTGTGCTTGATTCGGTTACAGTAATTTCAAATCTCTTAGGGAGGGAGATGACGAGGACTTTCCTCCATACAATGTTAGGGCGGATAGTAAAAGCATACAATTCGACAGCTATTCTCATAGCTGAAAAGCCAATTGGAAAGGACAGCATTGGTTTTGGGGTGGAAGAATTTGTTGTCGATGGCGTAATATTCCTAAAAAGCAGGAAAGTTGGGGAAAACATTGTGAGAACAATCGAAGTTAGAAAAATGAGGAGAAGGAGGATAAAAAGGCCAGAATATGAGTATGCAATAACTGATTATGGAATTGAATTCTTTGCTGTCCCTGAGCTTAAGAGGGCAGAATATGAGGAACCAATTTGGGAGAAGATAACCACTGGAATAGAAAAACTTGATAAATTACTGGAAGGTGGAATATACCGGGGGTCTACTGTCCTTTTAGTTGGGATGACAGGAACAGGAAAGACAACATTTGCATTACACTTTGCTATTTCAAATGCCCTACAGGGAAGAAGAGTTGTGTATGTATCTTTTGAAGAACCTATAGATCAGCTCCTAAGAACTGCTCAAAACTATGGACTCAAAATATGGGAGGCTTTAGACTCAGGAAATTTGATATTACAGAGTTGGATCCCTGAAGCAACAACGCCTTTGCAACTTTTCATTAATATCAGGAATCTTATAGAGGAGTTTAAACCTGTTGCAGTGGTAATAGACAGTTTAAGTGCTCTTAGAGAACACATAGGCGATAGAGACATTTCAAAGGTTCTAAGATACCTCTCAATTCTCGCTAAATCCAAGAAAAGTGCTCTTTACTTTACACTTACTGACGAATCTAACTCCTCAATTGTTCCCTCAACGAATGCAAGCACCTTGGCAGACGTCATAATTTGGTTAAAGTACTTCATATCTGAGGGTAAACTCGAGAGGAGGCTTATAATAGTAAAGGCAAGGGGCTCTAATCATTCGAGGAAATTGCACAAGTACGACATCACGGACACTGGGGTGATTATCTATGAGTAAGGGACAGGAAATTCTTGTTAGAGCTCTAGCAAATGCATTAGACAAGGTCAGCCCAGGGCTAAAAGCAGTTCTTGAGACCCATTTGAGAGTCTCTCTTGGTGAAGGTTTGGAAGTTGCATATAGTGATCCGAAAAAGTTTAAAGAGGCTGTAGCTAAGTTATTTGGGGAGTATAGCTCAAGATTACTCGAAATGGTTGTTATTGATCAGGTTAAAGATGTCTTAGGAGGTTCTGAACCTCCAAATACACTAGAGGAGTTAGTGGAGATTCTTAAAGAAGTCTATGGTGAGTAGGTATGAGAGATCCACTATCAATAATTGCAGAGGCCGCTAAGAGACTTAGCCCAACCCTTATAACTCATGAGATAGGAAGTGACGTTGAGATTATTTTGTATAATCTTGCTAAAAAGATCAGAGCAAGTTATGAAAATTTTGTAGTTATCTCTTTCAATGATGCGTATGCTGCAGTAATGAGGTATCTCAGATCAATATTCAATGATGCTGACCAAGTATTTGGAGCTGATAGGCTGATATCCATCAATCCCTTTCTTGAAGAGGATTTAATGCCTGAAATAATAGTTGAAACATCTGACCCTGAGATTATAGCTGGGAGGATTGGAGAAGCAATAAAGGGTCTTGATAACTCTCTTTTCTTCGTTCTTGGTCTGGATCTTTATGGAGTAAGGCATAAGGGGGAATTACCCCTAATGATACCTGGCATAACAAAGGTTCTATCGAGAGCCCCAGGAAATAGCGTCGTAATGACCTTTAACACGAAAATGTTTCCCGAGAGCATACTTGAAATAGTTAACAGTTTTGCGCTGAATGTAGTCAGGCTTGAAGTCAAAGTTGTTGGAGTTTCAATAAAAAGGATCCTAACAATAATAAGAAGCCCATTCATGGAATACAATCTAAAGTCCTGGAGGTATGAGGTTACCAGAAATGCTGTAATATTCATTCCCGAGAAATAAAGGAGAGTATTCAAAAGAGAGCCCTGACAGTTTCTCTAATCTTTTCTTCATCTTCCTTTGTTGGCCTTCCCCTGCTTTCGATGGTTGCCATATGATCAAACTTACTCCTTGCAATCAGGGTCTCTATCTTCCTACCTGCCACACCGCCCCAGCCAAATGCTCCAACTATAAGGACTGGCTTCTCATAGTTAGCCTTGTCTAGTATTTCAAATAGGGCATATCTGATTCTGGGGTGTATATCTGCTTCAAACGTTGATGCTCCAATTACTATTGCCTCGGCAGTGGGGACCTCCCCAAGGATGTCGGCAACTGCTGGACTCTCTCTATCCGTAAATCTGTACACAATGGGCTTCTTTCCTAGCTTCTTTAGCTCGTCTATCACTATCTTCATTCTCTCCTCAACGAAGCCATACATAGAATCATAAATTACGAGAACTTTGTCCTTTTCAGGAATCCCAGCTCCTATCCGCTCGTAATGTTCAAATATTCTACTTGGGTTCTTTCTCCAGATAAGCCCGTGACCAGGAAGAATCATCTTGGCATTATCTATAATCCCGAGCTTCTTTAGCTTCTCAATATTCTGGACGATGTACTTGTGGTAGTGCCCGATAACAGTTACAACGTACTTAGTAACATATGGGAGGTACTCCTTTACAACTTCTTCGCTGGAATCATCTATCTCCTCTGGAATTGAGTAGCCCCCTCCTGCATCACAGCTGAATATAAGTTTGTCCTCAACCACGTATGTTATCATTGTATCGGGCCAGTGAAGCCACGGGACAGTTATGAATCTAAAAGTTCTATTCCCTATCTTGAGCTCCTCTCCATCTTTAACGACTTGGAAGTTCTTAACAACTTCTTTCCCATAGAAACCCTCCAAGAGGTTTCTTGCGAATGCAGTTCCTATAACTCTAGCCCTATATCCGTTTGCTTCGAGAACCTTAGGCAAAGCACCGCTGTGATCTGGTTCAGTATGGTGGACTATGATATGGGTTATCTCCCTGGGATCAACGAGCTTAGTTAGCTCCTCTAAAAACATATCTGCATAATCCTTCTTTACGGTGTCAAAGAGAACAACAGCGTCTTTGAGTTTCATTAGGTATGAATTGTAAGTTATACCCTCTGGAATATACCATGTTGCCTCAAAGTACTTTATTTCATCATCATTTATCCTTATGAGGTAGAGCTCAGGCTCATTAAGTATCTTCTTTACTAAGATTCCAGCCATATTACCACCTCAGAATGATTTGCCACATGTCATATAAAGTTTTCTGTGCTCACCTCATCATTACGATTTTCGAACCTATATAGTTTGATGATATTGCAGAAGCAATACTGTTCTATCCAGCGCTTTCTTGGCAAAGTTAAAGGATTTTTGATCTCATTTAACTTAGTTTGGAAGTATGTTCTCGAGGGTAATAATCTAACAACTGTTTTTAAAGAAGTTCCAAAATAAAGCAGTCTCACTTTATTTAACAGGGAATTTTGGCATATGTTCTAAAGCCAAGAGAATGACTTTTTAAATTATATCTTTCAGAGCTATTTTTATGAAGAAGGTTGCGGTAATTACTGGGGCTTCAAAGGGGATTGGTAGGGCGATAGCCAAAGCCCTGTCTGAAGAAGGATTTTCTCTTTCTTTGGGAGCTAGAAGTGTTAATCTCCTTAAAGAATTAGTAGAAGAATTGAACACGGAGGTTTTCTACTCTTATCTTGATGTTTCTGATCCTGTGAGCGTCAAAGAATTTGCCACTAATACTCTCAAAAAATTCAGGAACGTTGATGTTGTCATAGCGAATGCTGGAATAGGAATCCCAGGGAGACTCGATGAGATAAGCGAAGATGACTTTATGAGAACCATCCAAGTAAACTTACTGGGAGTCTGGAGGACAATAAAAGCATTCCTCCCCTCCCTAAAGGAAAGAAGGGGTGTTGCGATAGTTGTCACTTCAGATTTATCAACTAGGCTACTCCCTGGAAGCGGGGCTTATGTTGTGAGCAAATGGGGGGCTAGAGCTTTAGTGAGAACCTTCCAGCTTGAAAATCCTGAGGTCAGATTTTTGGAGCTCAGACCTGGAGCCGTTGACACTCACTTTTATGGCAAGCCTGGAAGAAAGAGAGAGGAAGGCTTCATGAAGCCGGAGGATGTTGCCGAAATAGTGAGGATGGTAGTGAAACTACCTACCCATGTTAGGGTTGAAGAGGTCATGTTCAGGTCAATTTACCAGGACCCCGTTTACTAACTAAACAGCTCTAAGCAGACGTTGCACTCCTTTGGATTTAGCGTTGGATCTATAAG encodes the following:
- a CDS encoding NAD(P)/FAD-dependent oxidoreductase encodes the protein MRIVVIGSGTAGSNFALFMRKLDRKAEIIVIGKEPTMQYSPCALPHVISGTIEKPEDVIVFPTEFYRKQRIEMMLEVEAKKIDRERKVVITDKGEVPYDKLVIATGSKAFIPPIKGVENEGVFTLKSLDDVRKIKKYIAERKPKKAVVIGAGLIGLEGAEAFAKLGMEVLVVELLEHLLPTMLDKDMAKLVQEEMEKHGIKFRFGVGVSEIIGSPVEAVKIGKEIVEADIVLVATGVRANVDLARDAGLEVSRGIVVNEHLQTSDPDIYAIGDCAEVIDAVTGKRTLSQLGTSAVRMAKVAAEHIAGKNSIFRPVFNTAITELFDLEIGTFGITEERAKKEGINVVVGKFKGSTKPEYYPGGKPITVKLIFRKEDKKLIGAQIVGGERVWGRIMTLSALAQKGATVEDVAYLETAYAPPISPTIDPITVAAEMAMRKFRL
- a CDS encoding NitrOD5 domain-containing protein encodes the protein MSKGQEILVRALANALDKVSPGLKAVLETHLRVSLGEGLEVAYSDPKKFKEAVAKLFGEYSSRLLEMVVIDQVKDVLGGSEPPNTLEELVEILKEVYGE
- a CDS encoding ATPase domain-containing protein, giving the protein MGKLFGIEYFDKDIIEGGFPDGSVILVAGEPGSGKTIFSATFLYNGFVKFGDKGIYISLSETKREFYEQMKMLGMDFETFEKAGVFKFIDLVTVPAETVQKEIELIMNEIIKFKPDRIVLDSVTVISNLLGREMTRTFLHTMLGRIVKAYNSTAILIAEKPIGKDSIGFGVEEFVVDGVIFLKSRKVGENIVRTIEVRKMRRRRIKRPEYEYAITDYGIEFFAVPELKRAEYEEPIWEKITTGIEKLDKLLEGGIYRGSTVLLVGMTGTGKTTFALHFAISNALQGRRVVYVSFEEPIDQLLRTAQNYGLKIWEALDSGNLILQSWIPEATTPLQLFINIRNLIEEFKPVAVVIDSLSALREHIGDRDISKVLRYLSILAKSKKSALYFTLTDESNSSIVPSTNASTLADVIIWLKYFISEGKLERRLIIVKARGSNHSRKLHKYDITDTGVIIYE
- the rd gene encoding rubredoxin, which codes for MAKWRCKICGYIYDEEEGDEENGITPGTKFEDLPEDWICPLCGAPKDEFERID
- a CDS encoding DUF3160 domain-containing protein, with the translated sequence MKGKVAILLSLIILVAGCLGGQSTTPQEKLENLDQIKTIFNLSKSQIDYLTNNGILVIPNGRGAGDIYSLLVKDEVPGIITVDSAFLLYSQVYLISYFWILENDVSPTLRNLLLYLVRESAKAGDIDVASYLAVALLMLDPNVTLPAPLPVSKPNETGILSAITWLTKEGINVSSKEGNLEVVRLAKIIKGCPECLQNISRIDSELTFFLGPSRGLSVLDYVNNLDAIASGRVSPLQLLASKQPLIVRGRSLEKELRVSLFGVRLDPGSYILETLIYPNLGPNPTSKTYSRILAYGDSAGLLSKPISFYRTCDNLDQNRDKYWGEIYEITISLYKRKIISAKDANNIIPLLPNLVYLPAVLGSSYAYTIASSLGYCDFQFQYKRLVNQFREIPPDSMKNRAARAIKLLFEAGRPRSDGWEKRFINTTISFWLIMNGAENFTIVKDTIPSGRLADAYIEPYPEVYAELYASLKELDGFLTAMGVNDETLRWAVNRAAALMLRAYQVSTKIKEGKTLTEDDLIFLTQEFPRDSIAIPHSFGGIRLPKNLVIYSREGMSLRAEVELGTVLVVYNNKIFVGPIIINKAWIEG
- a CDS encoding class II SORL domain-containing protein, which encodes MLKDTIKSGDWKGEKHVPVIEYTREGDLVKVEVSVGKEVPHPNTPEHHIAWIELYFHPEGESFPIMVGRVAFTAHGDPLTEPRAVFYIKTNKKGKLYALSYCNIHGLWENEANLE